Proteins from one Streptomyces roseifaciens genomic window:
- a CDS encoding ABC transporter permease produces the protein MARMAGRRLLAAVPVLAAVTFGVFAIAAASPFDPARAYAGSAGLGARQDVLDQLRDNLGADRPFTARWWDWLTSALTGDLGTSAALRQPVSQVIGERIGWSVLLCGIAFALAVTAGTVLGVLAARRRGGLFDRAVTSLAYALEAAPPFWLGLLAVWLFSLKLGALPAGGLTDTGSDVATPGQVASHVVLPAAVLAVSQLPWFVLYVRQGVGDALDEDPVRGARARGLRERTVLLGHALRSGLLPVLTLVGSRVPELITGALLVETVFSWPGIASATVEAATKVDFPLLAALTVLATAAVLVGNLLSDLLYGLADPRVGFDG, from the coding sequence ATGGCGCGCATGGCCGGACGGCGGCTGCTGGCCGCCGTCCCCGTGCTCGCCGCCGTCACCTTCGGGGTCTTCGCGATCGCCGCGGCCTCGCCCTTCGACCCCGCCAGGGCCTACGCCGGCAGCGCCGGGCTCGGCGCCCGCCAGGACGTCCTCGACCAGCTGCGCGACAACCTCGGCGCCGACCGGCCCTTCACCGCCCGCTGGTGGGACTGGCTGACCTCCGCCCTCACCGGCGACCTCGGCACCTCCGCGGCGCTCCGCCAGCCCGTCTCCCAGGTCATCGGCGAACGCATCGGCTGGTCCGTGCTCCTGTGCGGCATCGCCTTCGCGCTGGCCGTGACCGCCGGCACCGTGCTCGGCGTCCTCGCGGCACGCCGCCGGGGCGGCCTGTTCGACCGGGCCGTGACCTCCCTGGCGTACGCGCTCGAAGCCGCCCCGCCGTTCTGGCTCGGCCTCCTCGCCGTCTGGCTCTTCTCCCTCAAGCTCGGCGCCCTGCCCGCCGGCGGACTCACCGACACCGGCAGCGACGTCGCCACGCCCGGCCAGGTCGCCTCCCACGTCGTCCTGCCCGCGGCGGTCCTCGCCGTCTCCCAGCTGCCCTGGTTCGTGCTCTACGTGCGCCAGGGCGTCGGCGACGCGCTGGACGAGGACCCCGTGCGCGGCGCCCGCGCCCGCGGCCTGCGCGAGCGGACCGTCCTCCTCGGCCACGCCCTGCGCTCCGGGCTGCTGCCCGTCCTCACCCTCGTCGGCTCCCGCGTCCCCGAGCTCATCACGGGCGCCCTGCTGGTGGAGACCGTCTTCAGCTGGCCCGGCATCGCCTCCGCGACCGTCGAGGCCGCCACCAAGGTCGACTTCCCGCTGCTCGCCGCCCTGACCGTCCTCGCGACGGCGGCCGTCCTGGTGGGGAACCTGCTGTCCGACCTGCTCTACGGGCTGGCCGACCCGAGGGTGGGCTTCGATGGCTGA
- a CDS encoding LacI family DNA-binding transcriptional regulator, with protein sequence MRRTPARRPTIKDIARRAGVSESAVSFALNGRPGVSEATRARIRRVAEQLGWQPSTAARALSGEGAATVGLVLARPARTLGVESFFLQLVSGVQEVLAGRGLGLLFQVVEDLDAECAVYRRWWAERRVDGLLVVDPRADDPRPALLDRLGLPAVVVGALDGRGAPHGAISTLWADDTGAMASIIGHLYGLGHRRITHIAGLPELAHTRRRMACLRAEAARRGLPDARSVTTDYSDAQGAEATRRELAGGRPPTAIVYDNDVMAVAGLAVAAGRGVSVPAALSIVAWDDSVLCRSAHPALTALVRDTAAFGRRAAQQLLALLDGGPPVSVQDALPRLSPRASTGPACKGAP encoded by the coding sequence GTGCGCCGCACACCGGCCCGCCGCCCGACGATCAAGGACATCGCGCGCCGGGCGGGCGTCTCGGAGAGCGCGGTCTCCTTCGCGCTCAACGGCCGCCCGGGAGTCTCGGAAGCCACCCGCGCGCGCATCCGCCGGGTCGCCGAGCAGCTGGGCTGGCAGCCCAGCACCGCCGCCCGCGCCCTCTCGGGGGAGGGCGCGGCCACCGTGGGCCTCGTCCTGGCCAGGCCCGCCCGCACGCTCGGCGTCGAGTCCTTCTTCCTGCAGCTGGTCTCCGGCGTACAGGAGGTGCTGGCCGGCCGGGGGCTCGGGCTGCTCTTCCAGGTCGTGGAGGACCTCGACGCCGAGTGCGCGGTCTACCGCCGCTGGTGGGCCGAGCGTCGCGTGGACGGCCTGCTCGTCGTCGACCCGCGGGCCGACGACCCCCGCCCGGCCCTGCTCGACCGCCTCGGCCTGCCCGCCGTGGTCGTCGGCGCGCTCGACGGCCGGGGCGCGCCGCACGGCGCGATCTCCACCCTGTGGGCCGACGACACCGGAGCGATGGCCTCGATCATCGGTCACCTGTACGGCCTGGGTCACCGCCGCATCACCCACATCGCCGGCCTGCCGGAGCTCGCCCACACCCGGCGCCGCATGGCCTGCCTGCGCGCGGAGGCGGCCCGCCGCGGCCTGCCGGACGCGCGCTCGGTGACCACCGACTACTCCGACGCTCAGGGCGCCGAGGCCACCCGCAGGGAGCTGGCCGGTGGCCGCCCTCCCACCGCGATCGTCTACGACAACGACGTGATGGCCGTGGCGGGCCTGGCGGTGGCGGCCGGGCGCGGCGTGTCCGTACCCGCCGCCCTCTCGATCGTGGCCTGGGACGACTCGGTGCTCTGCCGCAGCGCCCACCCCGCGCTCACGGCCCTGGTCCGCGACACCGCCGCCTTCGGCCGCCGGGCCGCCCAGCAGCTCCTCGCCCTCCTCGACGGCGGCCCGCCGGTCAGCGTCCAGGACGCCCTTCCCAGGCTGTCCCCGCGCGCGAGCACCGGACCCGCATGCAAAGGCGCTCCTTGA
- a CDS encoding ABC transporter permease, producing MADPRTRTADPRTRTRVSAAVTAAVVLTVLAVPLAVPLDQQAVDLAAKLQPPSWAHLFGTDEVGRDLLLRSVYGLRVSLLVGVAAALAATVIGTAVGAVAGALGGWTDRVLMRLVDLFSSVPHLLLGIFVVTMFRPGVWPVVASVVVTHWLSTARIVRAEVLSLRSRPYIDAAVSGGASRWRVAVRHLLPAVLPQAGLAAVLMIPHAIWHESALSFLGLGLPTHQASLGNMVQSARGSLLAGDWWPTLFPGLFIIVPTLAVAGLAAAWRERLNPRRRSELSL from the coding sequence ATGGCTGACCCCCGCACGCGTACGGCTGACCCCCGCACGCGTACGCGCGTCTCCGCCGCCGTGACGGCGGCCGTCGTCCTCACCGTGCTGGCCGTCCCGCTCGCCGTGCCCCTGGACCAGCAGGCCGTCGACCTCGCCGCCAAGCTGCAGCCGCCCTCCTGGGCCCACCTCTTCGGCACCGACGAGGTGGGCCGAGACCTGCTGCTGCGCAGCGTCTACGGGCTCCGCGTCTCGCTCCTCGTCGGCGTCGCCGCCGCCCTCGCCGCGACCGTCATCGGCACGGCGGTCGGCGCGGTCGCGGGCGCGCTGGGCGGCTGGACGGACCGCGTGCTGATGCGGCTCGTCGACCTCTTCTCGTCCGTGCCGCACCTGCTGCTCGGCATCTTCGTCGTCACGATGTTCCGCCCCGGCGTCTGGCCGGTGGTCGCCTCCGTCGTCGTCACGCACTGGCTGTCGACGGCGCGGATCGTCCGCGCCGAGGTGCTGTCCCTGCGCTCGCGCCCGTACATCGACGCGGCGGTGTCCGGCGGAGCCTCGCGGTGGCGCGTGGCCGTCCGCCACCTGCTGCCGGCCGTGCTGCCCCAGGCGGGGCTCGCGGCGGTGCTGATGATCCCGCACGCCATCTGGCACGAGTCCGCGCTGTCGTTCCTCGGCCTGGGCCTGCCCACGCACCAGGCGAGCCTCGGCAACATGGTCCAGAGCGCGCGCGGCTCCCTCCTCGCGGGCGACTGGTGGCCGACGCTCTTCCCCGGGCTGTTCATCATCGTCCCCACCCTGGCCGTGGCGGGCCTTGCGGCCGCATGGCGGGAACGGCTCAACCCGCGCCGCCGATCGGAGCTGAGCCTGTGA
- a CDS encoding ABC transporter ATP-binding protein: MLELSRITAGYDRRAPVVREVSLTLGAGRSVGLLGPSGCGKSTLARVAALLHRPDSGTVVIDGAPVRGWRHRAPREQRTAFGVVFQQPRLAADPRMRLADLIAEPLRATGRRDEAAAAVAGLAERVGLSRELLGRRPHEVSDGQLQRACLARALVLRPRWLICDEMTAMLDASTAAALVAAVESYRAESGAGLLAVGHDSVLLNRWCDETVRWGELLKESPSGV; this comes from the coding sequence GTGCTCGAACTGAGCCGTATCACCGCAGGCTACGACCGGCGCGCGCCCGTCGTCCGCGAGGTCTCGCTGACGCTCGGCGCCGGCCGGTCCGTCGGCCTGCTCGGCCCCAGCGGCTGCGGCAAGTCCACCCTCGCCCGGGTGGCCGCCCTGCTGCACCGGCCGGACTCCGGGACCGTCGTCATCGACGGCGCCCCCGTCCGCGGCTGGCGCCACCGCGCCCCGCGCGAGCAGCGCACGGCCTTCGGCGTGGTCTTCCAGCAGCCGCGCCTCGCCGCGGACCCGCGCATGCGGCTCGCCGACCTGATCGCGGAGCCGCTGCGGGCGACGGGCCGCCGGGACGAGGCCGCGGCGGCGGTCGCCGGCCTGGCCGAACGCGTCGGGCTCTCCCGGGAACTGCTCGGCCGGCGCCCGCACGAGGTCAGCGACGGCCAGCTGCAGCGCGCCTGCCTGGCCCGGGCCCTCGTCCTGCGCCCGCGCTGGCTGATCTGCGACGAGATGACGGCCATGCTGGACGCGTCGACGGCGGCGGCACTCGTGGCGGCGGTCGAGAGCTACCGCGCCGAGAGCGGGGCGGGCCTGCTGGCGGTGGGACACGACAGCGTGCTGCTGAACCGGTGGTGCGACGAGACGGTGCGGTGGGGCGAGCTGTTGAAGGAGAGCCCGTCCGGCGTCTGA
- a CDS encoding DMT family transporter yields the protein MTSAQRTRTPWTPMAATALLWGSAFTAIQVALPDYSPASVALLRMAITIAVLLPCLFLGRIGRLHRGDVLRMAAFGLTGMTAYQVLLCAGEQSVDAGTAAMLIAASPVFTTVLGMAFLGDRPGRRGLAGLAVALTGALTVAVTSGGGSGSLMGALMVLAAAATQATSFALQKPLLKRYSGAECVFYGSLFGMVPLLPLAPEAVGQIAAADGHRTLAVLWLGLGCTAMAFWTWSRTLRATTASTASLVLYAVPVAALGLDAAFLGNLPSLNAVVGGLLVLAGVAVATVRRASKAPEPERVEPTVAERELVDSRR from the coding sequence ATGACCTCCGCACAGCGCACCCGAACCCCGTGGACACCGATGGCGGCGACCGCGCTGCTGTGGGGCTCCGCGTTCACCGCCATCCAGGTGGCGCTGCCGGACTACTCCCCGGCCTCCGTCGCGCTCCTGCGCATGGCCATCACCATCGCCGTCCTCCTGCCGTGCCTGTTCCTCGGACGCATCGGCCGGCTGCACCGCGGCGACGTGCTGCGCATGGCAGCCTTCGGCCTGACCGGCATGACGGCCTACCAGGTGCTGCTGTGCGCCGGCGAGCAGAGCGTGGACGCGGGCACCGCGGCCATGCTGATCGCCGCGTCCCCGGTCTTCACCACCGTGCTCGGCATGGCCTTCCTGGGCGACCGGCCCGGCAGGCGGGGCCTGGCCGGTCTCGCGGTGGCGCTCACCGGCGCGCTCACCGTCGCCGTCACTTCGGGCGGCGGGAGCGGTTCGCTCATGGGCGCGCTCATGGTGCTCGCCGCGGCCGCGACCCAGGCCACGTCCTTCGCCCTGCAGAAGCCGCTGCTCAAGCGGTACTCGGGCGCTGAATGCGTCTTCTACGGCAGCCTGTTCGGCATGGTGCCGCTGCTGCCGCTCGCCCCCGAAGCGGTGGGGCAGATCGCGGCGGCCGACGGCCACCGCACGCTGGCGGTGCTCTGGCTGGGCCTGGGCTGCACCGCGATGGCCTTCTGGACCTGGTCGCGGACCCTGCGGGCCACGACGGCGTCGACGGCTTCGCTGGTGCTGTACGCGGTGCCGGTCGCTGCGCTCGGCCTCGACGCGGCGTTCCTGGGGAACCTGCCGTCGCTCAATGCGGTCGTAGGTGGGCTGCTGGTGCTCGCGGGTGTCGCCGTCGCCACCGTGCGGAGGGCGTCGAAGGCGCCGGAGCCGGAGCGGGTGGAGCCCACTGTGGCTGAGCGTGAGCTCGTGGACAGCCGACGCTAG
- a CDS encoding carbohydrate ABC transporter permease, whose amino-acid sequence MNRATPWEKAVRYVLLLAVLALTVGPFLWQLSTSLKSTTEDIYTSPPRFLPAHPTGHNYAEVADIVPVWDYALNSLKVAAANVLTNLAGASMAGYALARLRFRGRRAAGLAFVAAVLVPLESVVIAQFTMMRDLELNNTLVAVVLPGAVGALNVLLMRNAFAALPYETEEAAVIDGANVWQRFVRVALPSVKGTLAVVAIFSFMGAWDDFLWPLIVLSDPDRFTLTIGLNYLHGTFQQDPRLVAAGTVIAVAPLVVMFVCLQRYFFRGVEEGAVKG is encoded by the coding sequence GTGAACCGCGCGACGCCCTGGGAGAAGGCCGTGCGCTACGTGCTGCTCCTCGCCGTCCTGGCCCTCACCGTCGGCCCGTTCCTCTGGCAGCTCTCGACCTCCCTCAAGAGCACCACCGAGGACATCTACACCTCCCCTCCGCGCTTCCTGCCGGCGCATCCGACCGGCCACAACTACGCCGAGGTCGCGGACATCGTCCCCGTGTGGGACTACGCCCTCAACTCCCTCAAGGTCGCCGCCGCGAACGTCCTCACCAACCTCGCCGGCGCCTCCATGGCCGGCTACGCCCTGGCCCGGCTGCGGTTCCGCGGCCGCCGGGCGGCGGGGCTGGCCTTCGTCGCGGCCGTGCTGGTGCCCCTGGAGTCCGTCGTCATCGCCCAGTTCACGATGATGCGCGACCTGGAGCTCAACAACACGCTCGTCGCCGTCGTCCTGCCCGGGGCGGTCGGCGCGCTCAACGTGCTGCTGATGCGCAACGCCTTCGCCGCCCTGCCCTACGAGACCGAGGAGGCGGCCGTCATCGACGGGGCGAACGTCTGGCAGCGCTTCGTGCGCGTCGCGCTGCCCTCGGTGAAGGGGACGCTCGCCGTCGTCGCGATCTTCTCCTTCATGGGGGCGTGGGACGACTTCCTGTGGCCGCTGATCGTCCTGTCCGACCCCGACCGCTTCACCCTGACCATCGGCCTGAACTACCTGCACGGCACCTTCCAGCAGGACCCGCGGCTCGTCGCCGCCGGCACCGTCATCGCCGTCGCCCCGCTCGTCGTGATGTTCGTCTGCCTCCAGCGGTACTTCTTCCGCGGCGTCGAGGAGGGCGCCGTCAAGGGCTGA
- a CDS encoding ABC transporter substrate-binding protein, with translation MPIRRGALAATVPLLVSALTLTACGSGGSGSGSGEGGGADGKPEGDITFQTWNLRSNFKDYFTGLVAEFEKAHPGVRVKWLDQPADNYADKLGADAAAGTLPDVVNVSPDLSYPLAKAGLLMNLDKEAAAAKFKGEYTPEAWQGNVLPGLDGSYSFPWYLNTGPLFYNKALFRQSGLDPEKPPKTYDELFAAARTIAERSGGKTATLGGTPAVEDFGRYGVKLMNDDATRFTYNEPKGVELLTAYKNLYERGGLDPQALTNTPDKTGQKFLEQKVAMNPGSAHDLENFKKSAPGLYRNLGITDAPNNTGKPNMYVMGLGINSRSKHKAAAVAFAHFVTDRKNQEAFAHKVAVFPSTKGSLDDPYWTKDDGTDEGRVRVASAKMLKGAVNYTPVVLSEEMKTVLKNEVAKALQGKKSPRQALDDAAAQSNKLLKQG, from the coding sequence ATGCCGATACGCCGTGGAGCCCTCGCCGCGACCGTTCCGCTGCTCGTGTCCGCCCTCACGCTGACCGCCTGCGGCTCGGGCGGATCCGGCTCCGGATCCGGGGAGGGCGGCGGCGCGGACGGGAAGCCCGAGGGCGACATCACCTTTCAGACCTGGAATCTGCGCAGCAATTTCAAGGACTACTTCACCGGCCTGGTGGCGGAATTCGAGAAGGCGCACCCGGGCGTCCGGGTCAAATGGCTGGACCAGCCGGCCGACAACTACGCGGACAAGCTCGGGGCGGACGCCGCCGCCGGGACCCTGCCGGACGTCGTCAACGTCTCCCCCGATCTGTCGTACCCGCTGGCCAAGGCCGGTCTGCTGATGAACCTCGACAAGGAGGCGGCCGCCGCGAAGTTCAAGGGCGAGTACACCCCGGAGGCCTGGCAGGGAAATGTGCTGCCGGGACTGGACGGCTCGTACTCCTTCCCCTGGTACCTCAACACCGGACCGCTGTTCTACAACAAGGCCCTCTTCCGGCAGTCCGGCCTCGACCCCGAAAAGCCCCCGAAGACCTACGACGAGCTGTTCGCGGCGGCGCGGACCATCGCGGAGCGCTCGGGCGGGAAGACGGCGACGCTCGGGGGCACCCCCGCCGTCGAGGACTTCGGCCGCTACGGCGTGAAGCTCATGAACGACGACGCGACCCGGTTCACGTACAACGAACCCAAGGGCGTGGAACTGCTCACCGCGTACAAGAACCTCTACGAGCGCGGCGGCCTCGATCCGCAGGCGCTGACCAACACGCCGGACAAGACGGGGCAGAAGTTCCTGGAGCAGAAGGTCGCCATGAATCCGGGCAGCGCCCACGACCTCGAGAACTTCAAGAAGAGCGCCCCCGGCCTCTACCGCAACCTCGGCATCACCGACGCGCCCAACAACACCGGAAAGCCCAACATGTACGTGATGGGCCTCGGTATCAACAGCCGCAGCAAGCACAAGGCCGCGGCCGTCGCGTTCGCGCACTTCGTGACCGACAGGAAGAACCAGGAGGCCTTCGCCCACAAGGTCGCCGTCTTCCCCAGCACCAAGGGATCTCTGGACGACCCGTACTGGACGAAGGACGACGGCACCGACGAGGGCAGGGTGCGGGTGGCCTCCGCGAAGATGCTGAAGGGGGCGGTGAATTACACACCGGTCGTGCTCAGCGAGGAGATGAAGACCGTCCTCAAGAACGAGGTCGCCAAGGCGCTCCAGGGAAAGAAGTCGCCCCGGCAGGCTCTGGACGACGCGGCCGCGCAGAGCAACAAGCTGCTCAAGCAGGGCTGA
- a CDS encoding ABC transporter substrate-binding protein, with the protein MTARSVRGVAATAMAGVLAAGAAACSTPGGSGAEGPKDSLVVGLANEPETLSPLLGYGKDGNSKIFDGLLRRDAEMKLRPALADALPKVGDDGRTYTFKLRHGVKFSDGKPFSAKDVVFTYRTILDEKTNNAAKGELDAVEKVTAESDDTVVFALKYPYAPFAERTVLPIVPEHAAKGQDVNTGSFNTAPIGTGPYVLTGWSKGEKLTFKANPGYWGGEPEVKKLTMAIIKDDDVRATRLRSGDLDGAILPPNLARGFKGDKSKVTITAKTTDFRGVTLPTANKVTGDVAVRRALDLAVDRKAMVDKLLEGAGRAGHGPVPTDSEWFAKGTERPHDLGKAKQLLDDAGWKPGDGGIREKDGQRASFTLWFPAGDKLREEHALAFASDAKKAGIEAKVQSGTWEVIEPRMKEDAVLAGGGNPADPDFDLYNLLHSSLALDGFNNMAAYSNPDVDKALEEGRRSGDKAARKAAYDKVQRGLADNPGYTFLTHVDHLYVMTDRWKDLSTQVEPHDHGLGAGPWWNVEDWQPKK; encoded by the coding sequence ATGACGGCCCGGTCCGTACGGGGAGTGGCCGCCACGGCCATGGCAGGCGTTCTCGCAGCAGGCGCGGCGGCCTGCTCGACACCGGGCGGCAGTGGCGCAGAGGGGCCCAAGGACTCCCTGGTCGTCGGCCTCGCCAACGAGCCCGAGACCCTCAGCCCCCTCCTCGGCTACGGCAAGGACGGCAACTCCAAGATCTTCGACGGTCTGCTCCGCCGCGACGCGGAGATGAAGCTCCGCCCCGCCCTCGCCGACGCCCTCCCGAAGGTCGGCGACGACGGGCGCACGTACACCTTCAAGCTCCGCCACGGCGTGAAGTTCAGCGACGGCAAGCCGTTCTCGGCCAAGGACGTGGTCTTCACCTACCGGACCATCCTCGACGAGAAGACCAACAACGCCGCCAAGGGCGAGCTCGACGCCGTCGAGAAGGTCACCGCCGAGTCCGACGACACGGTCGTCTTCGCGCTCAAGTACCCCTACGCGCCCTTCGCCGAGCGCACCGTCCTGCCCATCGTCCCCGAGCACGCGGCCAAGGGCCAGGACGTCAACACCGGCTCCTTCAACACCGCCCCCATAGGCACCGGCCCCTACGTCCTCACCGGCTGGAGCAAGGGCGAGAAGCTGACCTTCAAGGCCAACCCCGGCTACTGGGGCGGCGAGCCCGAGGTCAAGAAGCTCACCATGGCGATCATCAAGGACGACGACGTGCGCGCCACACGGCTGCGCTCCGGCGACCTCGACGGCGCCATCCTGCCGCCCAACCTGGCCAGGGGCTTCAAGGGCGACAAGAGCAAGGTGACCATCACCGCGAAGACCACCGACTTCCGCGGCGTCACCCTCCCCACCGCGAACAAGGTCACCGGCGACGTCGCCGTGCGCCGCGCCCTCGACCTCGCCGTCGACCGCAAGGCCATGGTCGACAAGCTCCTCGAAGGCGCCGGCCGGGCCGGCCACGGCCCCGTCCCCACCGACAGCGAGTGGTTCGCCAAGGGCACCGAGCGCCCGCACGACCTCGGCAAGGCCAAGCAGCTCCTGGACGACGCCGGCTGGAAGCCGGGCGACGGCGGCATCCGCGAGAAGGACGGGCAGCGCGCCTCCTTCACCCTCTGGTTCCCCGCCGGCGACAAGCTCCGCGAGGAGCACGCCCTCGCCTTCGCCTCCGACGCCAAGAAGGCCGGCATCGAGGCCAAGGTGCAGAGCGGCACCTGGGAGGTCATCGAGCCGCGGATGAAGGAGGACGCGGTCCTCGCCGGCGGCGGCAACCCCGCCGACCCCGACTTCGACCTCTACAACCTCCTGCACTCCTCCCTCGCCCTCGACGGCTTCAACAACATGGCCGCCTACAGCAACCCCGACGTCGACAAGGCGCTCGAGGAAGGCCGGCGCAGCGGCGACAAGGCCGCCCGCAAGGCCGCCTACGACAAGGTCCAGCGCGGCCTCGCCGACAACCCCGGCTACACCTTCCTCACCCACGTCGACCACCTCTACGTGATGACCGACCGCTGGAAGGACCTCTCCACCCAGGTCGAGCCGCACGACCACGGCCTCGGCGCCGGGCCCTGGTGGAACGTCGAGGACTGGCAGCCGAAGAAGTGA
- a CDS encoding carbohydrate ABC transporter permease — translation MTGVKRVRTHRAASPWLFLLPGLGTVAAFNLYPFLTTLHKAFTDARTLTPGSWVGLRNFRELLEDEQFWVALRNSGLYVVLVVPFTVLLPLLLALLVQKRIPGVAFFRSAFYTPVVASVVVVALIWEWMLDDRGLVNAILRVLGAGSVSFLGDEWLLLFSAMALTVWKGLGYYMIIYLAALANVPRELHEAAAVDGAGPLRRFTAVTVPAVRSTMVLVGALSSVAAFKVFSEVYLLAGPTGGPAGQDTTLVMLLQRTGTGLNGRVGYSSAISLIVFAVALVLMLLVLRADRRDGQGPQDARGGRDPKGRQA, via the coding sequence CTGACGGGCGTGAAGCGGGTGCGTACGCACCGGGCGGCCAGCCCCTGGCTCTTCCTGCTGCCCGGCCTCGGGACCGTCGCCGCCTTCAACCTCTACCCCTTCCTCACCACGCTCCACAAGGCGTTCACGGACGCCCGTACGCTGACCCCCGGCAGCTGGGTGGGGCTGCGCAACTTCCGGGAGCTGCTGGAGGACGAGCAGTTCTGGGTGGCCCTGCGCAACAGCGGGCTCTACGTCGTCCTCGTCGTGCCCTTCACCGTGCTGCTGCCGCTGCTGCTCGCGCTCCTGGTGCAGAAGCGGATCCCGGGCGTCGCGTTCTTCCGGTCCGCCTTCTACACCCCGGTCGTGGCCTCCGTCGTCGTGGTGGCCCTGATCTGGGAATGGATGCTCGACGACCGCGGCCTGGTCAACGCCATCCTGCGGGTCCTCGGGGCCGGGTCGGTCTCCTTCCTCGGCGACGAGTGGCTGCTGCTGTTCAGCGCGATGGCGCTGACGGTCTGGAAGGGACTCGGCTACTACATGATCATCTATCTGGCGGCGCTGGCGAACGTGCCGCGCGAGCTGCACGAGGCGGCGGCCGTCGACGGCGCAGGCCCCCTGCGCCGCTTCACGGCCGTCACCGTGCCCGCCGTGCGCTCCACGATGGTGCTGGTCGGCGCCCTGTCGTCGGTCGCCGCCTTCAAGGTCTTCTCCGAGGTCTACCTGCTGGCCGGGCCCACCGGCGGTCCGGCCGGCCAGGACACCACCCTCGTCATGCTCCTCCAGCGCACCGGAACGGGGCTCAACGGGCGCGTCGGCTACTCCTCCGCGATCTCCCTGATCGTCTTCGCCGTCGCCCTGGTGCTGATGCTGCTCGTCCTGCGCGCCGACCGGAGGGACGGACAGGGCCCGCAGGACGCGCGAGGCGGACGGGACCCGAAGGGCAGGCAGGCGTGA
- a CDS encoding ABC transporter ATP-binding protein: protein MAGTAQPAPPIGAEPVSPVLSVDDLSVRFRMRGGRGVAAVTGASFELFPGECLALIGESGCGKSVLASALLGLLPRNAEATGRALLGDLDLLAADERTLARTVRGRRIGLVPQSPSAHLTPVRTVRSQLEETVRELTGLRKAGLREAAEAAAERAAFPATHLDRHPHQLSGGLAQRAATALALVGDAPLLLADEPTTGLDRDLVDRTVDELRRHADTGRALLMITHDLAAARRIADRVAVMYAGRIVEIADAPAFFGAPGPRHPYARALLDALPERAFTPIPGMPPELGDLPDGCAFAPRCARATARCGTLPEPVDGVACHHPEEATACSN, encoded by the coding sequence ATGGCGGGAACGGCTCAACCCGCGCCGCCGATCGGAGCTGAGCCTGTGAGTCCCGTGCTGTCCGTGGACGACCTCTCCGTACGGTTCCGGATGCGCGGCGGCCGCGGGGTCGCCGCCGTCACCGGCGCCTCGTTCGAGCTGTTCCCCGGCGAATGCCTCGCCCTCATCGGCGAGAGCGGCTGCGGCAAATCCGTCCTGGCCTCCGCCCTGCTCGGCCTGCTGCCCCGCAACGCCGAGGCCACCGGCCGGGCCCTCCTGGGCGACCTCGACCTCCTGGCCGCCGACGAGCGCACCCTCGCCCGCACCGTACGCGGCCGCCGTATCGGCCTCGTCCCGCAGAGCCCCTCCGCACACCTCACCCCCGTCCGCACGGTGCGCTCCCAGCTGGAGGAGACCGTCCGCGAGCTGACGGGCCTCCGCAAGGCCGGGCTGCGCGAAGCGGCCGAGGCCGCGGCCGAACGGGCGGCCTTCCCCGCCACGCACCTGGACCGGCACCCCCACCAGCTCTCCGGCGGCCTCGCCCAGCGCGCCGCCACCGCGCTCGCCCTCGTCGGCGACGCCCCGCTCCTGCTCGCCGACGAGCCGACGACCGGCCTCGACCGCGACCTCGTCGACCGCACGGTCGACGAACTGCGGCGGCACGCCGACACCGGCCGCGCCCTGCTGATGATCACCCACGACCTCGCGGCGGCCCGGCGCATCGCCGACCGCGTCGCCGTCATGTACGCGGGCCGCATCGTCGAGATCGCCGACGCCCCCGCCTTCTTCGGCGCACCCGGCCCCCGCCACCCCTACGCCCGCGCCCTGCTCGACGCCCTGCCCGAGCGGGCCTTCACCCCCATCCCGGGCATGCCCCCCGAACTCGGCGACCTGCCCGACGGCTGCGCCTTCGCCCCCCGCTGCGCACGGGCGACCGCACGGTGCGGGACGCTCCCGGAGCCCGTCGACGGCGTTGCCTGCCACCACCCGGAGGAGGCCACCGCGTGCTCGAACTGA